A window from Peromyscus eremicus chromosome 1, PerEre_H2_v1, whole genome shotgun sequence encodes these proteins:
- the LOC131899941 gene encoding large ribosomal subunit protein uL14-like, with protein MSKRGHGGSSGAKFRISLGLLPVGAVINCADDTGAKNLYIISVKGIKGGLNRLPAAGVGDMVMATVKKGKPELRKKVHPAVVNRQRKSYRRKDEVFLYFEDNAGVIVNNKGEMKGSAITGPVAKECADLWPRIASNAGSIA; from the coding sequence ATGTCGAAGCGAGGACATGGTGGGTCCTCCGGAGCGAAATTCCGGATTTCCCTGGGTCTTCTTCCGGTAGGAGCTGTGATCAACTGTGCTGACGATACAGGAGCCAAAAATTTGTATATCATCTCTGTGAAGGGAATCAAGGGAGGACTGAACAGACTTCCTGCTGCTGGTGTGGGCGACATGGTGATGGCCACAGTTAAGAAAGGCAAACCAGAACTAAGAAAAAAGGTCCATCCAGCGGTGGTAAATCGACAACGAAAGTCGTATCGGAGAAAAGATGAggtgtttctttattttgaagaCAATGCAGGAGTCATAGTAAACAATAAAGGCGAGATGAAAGGTTCTGCTATCACAGGTCCAGTCGCAAAGGAATGTGCAGACTTGTGGCCCAGGATTGCATCCAATGCAGGCAGCATTGCATGA